Proteins encoded together in one Streptomyces sp. B1I3 window:
- a CDS encoding FdhF/YdeP family oxidoreductase — MATKPPTGDPVQDAPQVEAVRHAAAGLPAVAHSLRVAQQQMGVRRSARTLLKVNQKNGFDCPGCAWPEGDKRHSAEFCENGAKAVAEEATLRRVTPDFFAAHPLADLATRSGYWLGQQGRITQPVYLPEGADRYEAVTWERAFEIIGEELTALASPDEALFYTSGRTSNEAAFLLQLFAREFGTNNLPDCSNMCHESSGSALTETIGVGKGSVSLEDLHQADLIIVAGQNPGTNHPRMLSALERAKSAGAKIISVNPLPEAGLERFKNPQTARGMVKGAALTDLFLQIRIGGDQALFRLLNKLILETDGAVDTGFVAAHTHGYEEFSEAARAADWDETLLATGLDRESIEQALAMILGSERTIVCWAMGLTQHKHSVPTIREVVNFLLLRGNIGRPGAGVCPVRGHSNVQGDRTMGIFERPAPAFLDALDREFGITSPRHHGYDVVRSIQALRDGDAKVFFAMGGNFVAATPDTAVTEAAMRRARLTVHVSTKLNRSHAVTGTRALILPTLGRTDKDVQAGGKQFVTVEDSMGLVHSSRGNLTPASPHLLSEPAIVARLARSVLGPGSTTPWEDFEKDYATIRDRISRVVPGFEDFNARVARPGGFSLPHAPRDERRFPTATGRANFTAAPVEYPELPAGRLLLQTLRSHDQYNTTIYGLDDRYRGIKGGRRIVMVNPDDARRLGLADGSYTDLVSEWKDGVERRAPGFRVVHYPTARGCAAAYYPETNVLVPLGATADTSNTPASKSVVVRFERS; from the coding sequence ATGGCCACCAAGCCCCCGACCGGTGACCCGGTCCAGGACGCGCCGCAGGTCGAAGCGGTCCGGCACGCAGCCGCAGGGCTGCCCGCCGTCGCCCACTCCCTGCGCGTCGCCCAGCAGCAGATGGGCGTGCGCCGGAGCGCGCGGACCCTCCTCAAGGTCAACCAGAAGAACGGCTTCGACTGCCCCGGCTGCGCCTGGCCCGAGGGCGACAAGCGGCACTCCGCGGAGTTCTGCGAGAACGGCGCCAAGGCCGTTGCCGAGGAAGCCACCCTGCGCCGCGTGACCCCCGACTTCTTCGCCGCCCACCCCCTCGCCGACCTCGCCACCCGCAGCGGCTACTGGCTCGGCCAGCAGGGCCGCATCACGCAACCCGTGTACCTGCCCGAGGGCGCCGACCGGTACGAGGCTGTGACCTGGGAGCGCGCCTTCGAGATCATCGGCGAGGAGCTGACCGCGCTCGCCTCCCCCGACGAGGCGCTCTTCTACACCTCCGGCCGCACCAGCAACGAGGCCGCGTTCCTCCTCCAGCTCTTCGCCCGCGAGTTCGGCACGAACAACCTGCCGGACTGCTCCAACATGTGCCACGAGTCGTCCGGATCCGCACTCACCGAGACCATCGGCGTCGGCAAGGGCAGCGTCAGCCTCGAAGACCTCCACCAGGCCGATCTGATCATCGTCGCCGGGCAGAACCCGGGCACCAACCACCCCCGGATGCTGTCCGCCCTCGAACGGGCCAAGTCCGCCGGAGCGAAGATCATCTCGGTGAACCCGCTGCCCGAAGCCGGCCTGGAGCGCTTCAAGAACCCGCAGACCGCCCGCGGAATGGTCAAGGGCGCCGCGCTCACCGACCTCTTCCTCCAGATCCGCATCGGCGGCGACCAGGCCCTCTTCCGGCTCCTCAACAAACTGATCCTGGAGACCGACGGAGCCGTCGACACCGGTTTCGTCGCCGCGCACACCCACGGATACGAGGAATTCTCCGAGGCCGCCCGCGCCGCCGACTGGGACGAGACGCTCCTCGCCACCGGCCTGGACCGCGAGTCCATCGAGCAGGCGCTCGCCATGATCCTCGGCTCCGAGCGCACCATCGTCTGCTGGGCCATGGGCCTCACCCAGCACAAGCACTCCGTGCCCACCATCCGCGAAGTGGTCAACTTCCTCCTCCTGCGCGGCAACATCGGCAGGCCCGGCGCCGGCGTCTGCCCCGTACGCGGCCACTCCAACGTCCAGGGCGACCGCACCATGGGCATCTTCGAACGCCCCGCCCCCGCCTTCCTCGACGCCCTGGACAGGGAGTTCGGCATCACCTCGCCCCGCCACCACGGCTACGACGTCGTACGGTCCATCCAGGCGCTGCGCGACGGCGACGCCAAGGTCTTCTTCGCCATGGGCGGCAACTTCGTCGCGGCCACACCCGACACCGCCGTCACCGAAGCCGCGATGCGCCGGGCCCGCCTCACGGTCCACGTGTCGACCAAGCTCAACCGCTCGCACGCCGTGACCGGCACCCGCGCCCTGATCCTGCCGACCCTGGGCCGCACCGACAAGGACGTCCAGGCGGGCGGGAAGCAGTTCGTCACCGTCGAGGACTCCATGGGCCTGGTCCACTCCTCACGCGGCAACCTCACCCCCGCGAGCCCGCACCTGCTCTCCGAGCCCGCGATCGTCGCCCGCCTCGCACGCTCCGTCCTCGGGCCCGGCTCCACCACGCCCTGGGAGGACTTCGAGAAGGACTACGCCACGATCCGGGACCGCATCTCCCGCGTGGTCCCCGGCTTCGAGGACTTCAACGCCCGCGTCGCCCGCCCGGGCGGTTTCTCCCTCCCCCACGCCCCCCGGGACGAACGCCGCTTCCCCACCGCCACCGGCCGGGCCAACTTCACCGCCGCGCCCGTCGAGTACCCCGAGCTCCCGGCAGGCAGGCTCCTGCTGCAGACGCTGCGCTCCCACGACCAGTACAACACCACCATCTACGGACTCGACGACCGCTACCGCGGCATCAAGGGCGGCCGCCGCATCGTCATGGTCAACCCCGACGACGCCCGCCGGCTCGGACTCGCCGACGGCTCCTACACCGATCTCGTCAGCGAGTGGAAGGACGGCGTCGAGCGTCGCGCACCCGGCTTCCGCGTCGTCCACTACCCCACCGCACGCGGCTGCGCCGCCGCGTACTACCCGGAGACGAACGTCCTCGTCCCGCTCGGCGCCACCGCCGACACCAGCAACACCCCTGCCAGCAAGTCGGTCGTCGTCCGGTTCGAGCGGAGCTGA
- the polA gene encoding DNA polymerase I: MAETASKKTADNRPRLLLMDGHSLAYRAFFALPAENFTTATGQPTNAVYGFMSMLANTLRDEAPTHFAVAFDVSRKTWRAQEFPEYKANRSKTPDEFKGQVELIGELLDAMRADRFAVDGFEADDVIATLATQAEAAGFEVLIVTGDRDSFQLITENVTVLYPTKGVSELTRFTPEKVQEKYGLTPSQYPDFAALRGDPSDNLPGIPGVGEKTAAKWINQFGSFAELVERADEVKGKAGQNFRDHLDAVKMNRVLTEMVRDVELPKTPAALERAPYDRTAVTGVLDILEIRNPSLRERLLAVDPGAAEAQAPQPAAGVALDGVVLGEGEVAPWLEAHGHQPLGVMTVDTWSLGTGTVTEIALAAADGAAAWLDPAELGEADERALAAWIADPQRPKVLHNAKNALRVFPEQGWQLEGVSMDTALAAYLVKPGRRSFALDALAVEYLGRELAPAPSADGQLAFGADDRAEAEALMAQARAVLDLGEAFTVRLKEVGATDLLHDMELPTSIMLARLERHGIAADRAHLEGMEQQFAGAVQQAVKEAHAAVGREFNLGSPKQLQEVLFGELALPKTKKTKTGYTTDADALAWLAAQTEHELPVIMLRHREQAKLRVTVEGLIKTIGADGRIHTTFNQTVAATGRLSSTDPNLQNIPVRTDEGRAIRRGFVVGEGFETLMTADYSQIELRVMAHLSEDAGLIEAFTSGEDLHTTVASQVFGVDKSAVDAEMRRKIKAMSYGLAYGLSAFGLSQQLNIEAGEARRLMDTYFERFGGVRDYLRRVVEEARSTGYTETILGRRRYLPDLNSDNRQRREAAERMALNAPIQGTAADIVKVAMLHVDRAMTEARLTSRMLLQVHDEIVLEVAKGERKQVEEILRREMSTAVELRAPLDVSVGVGSDWESAAH; the protein is encoded by the coding sequence GTGGCTGAGACGGCATCGAAGAAGACGGCAGACAATCGACCGCGACTGCTCCTGATGGACGGGCACTCCCTGGCGTACCGGGCGTTCTTTGCGCTGCCCGCGGAGAATTTCACGACGGCGACGGGGCAGCCGACGAATGCCGTGTACGGCTTCATGTCGATGCTGGCGAACACGCTGCGTGACGAGGCGCCCACGCATTTCGCGGTGGCGTTCGACGTCTCCCGCAAGACGTGGCGCGCTCAGGAGTTCCCTGAGTACAAGGCGAACCGTTCCAAGACCCCGGACGAGTTCAAGGGGCAGGTCGAGCTGATCGGCGAGCTGCTGGACGCGATGCGCGCGGACCGGTTCGCGGTGGACGGGTTCGAGGCGGACGACGTGATCGCGACGCTGGCCACGCAGGCCGAGGCGGCGGGGTTCGAGGTGCTGATCGTCACCGGTGACCGCGACTCCTTCCAGCTGATCACGGAGAACGTGACGGTGCTGTACCCCACGAAGGGCGTCTCGGAGCTGACGCGCTTCACCCCGGAGAAGGTGCAGGAGAAGTACGGGCTCACGCCGAGCCAGTATCCGGACTTCGCGGCGCTGCGCGGGGACCCGTCGGACAACCTGCCGGGCATCCCGGGTGTGGGGGAGAAGACGGCCGCGAAGTGGATCAACCAGTTCGGTTCGTTCGCGGAGCTGGTGGAGCGGGCCGACGAGGTCAAGGGCAAGGCGGGCCAGAATTTCCGGGACCACCTGGACGCCGTGAAGATGAACCGTGTGCTGACCGAGATGGTCCGCGACGTGGAGCTGCCGAAGACGCCCGCCGCCCTGGAGCGGGCGCCGTACGACCGCACGGCGGTCACCGGTGTGCTGGACATCCTGGAGATCCGTAACCCGAGCCTGCGTGAGCGGCTGCTCGCCGTCGACCCCGGGGCCGCCGAGGCGCAGGCACCGCAGCCCGCGGCCGGTGTCGCGCTGGACGGCGTGGTGCTGGGGGAGGGCGAGGTCGCCCCGTGGCTGGAGGCCCATGGGCACCAGCCCCTCGGTGTCATGACGGTGGACACCTGGTCGCTGGGTACGGGCACGGTCACGGAGATCGCGCTGGCCGCCGCCGACGGGGCGGCCGCCTGGCTGGACCCGGCCGAACTCGGTGAAGCGGACGAGCGGGCACTCGCCGCCTGGATCGCGGACCCGCAGCGGCCCAAGGTCCTGCACAACGCCAAGAACGCCCTGCGGGTCTTCCCCGAGCAGGGCTGGCAGCTCGAGGGTGTCTCCATGGACACCGCGCTCGCCGCCTATCTCGTCAAGCCGGGCCGCCGTTCCTTCGCCCTGGACGCGCTGGCCGTGGAGTACCTCGGCCGTGAGCTGGCCCCGGCCCCCTCGGCCGACGGGCAGCTGGCCTTCGGCGCGGACGACCGCGCCGAGGCCGAGGCGCTGATGGCCCAGGCGCGGGCCGTGCTGGACCTCGGTGAGGCGTTCACGGTGCGGCTGAAGGAGGTCGGCGCCACCGATCTGCTGCACGACATGGAGCTGCCGACCTCGATCATGCTGGCCCGTCTGGAGCGGCACGGCATCGCAGCCGACCGGGCGCATCTGGAGGGCATGGAGCAGCAGTTCGCGGGCGCCGTGCAGCAGGCGGTGAAGGAGGCGCACGCCGCGGTGGGCCGCGAGTTCAACCTCGGCTCGCCCAAGCAGCTCCAGGAAGTCCTCTTCGGAGAGCTCGCGCTGCCCAAGACGAAGAAGACGAAGACCGGTTACACGACGGACGCCGATGCGCTGGCGTGGCTGGCGGCGCAGACCGAGCACGAGCTGCCGGTCATCATGCTGCGCCACCGCGAACAGGCGAAGCTGCGGGTCACGGTCGAGGGCCTGATCAAGACGATCGGTGCGGACGGCCGTATCCACACCACGTTCAACCAGACGGTCGCGGCGACCGGGCGGCTCTCGTCCACCGACCCGAACCTGCAGAACATCCCGGTGCGCACGGACGAAGGGCGGGCCATCCGCCGGGGCTTCGTCGTCGGTGAGGGCTTCGAGACGCTGATGACGGCCGACTACAGCCAGATCGAGCTGCGGGTCATGGCGCACCTCTCCGAGGACGCCGGCCTGATCGAGGCCTTCACCTCGGGGGAGGATTTGCACACCACGGTTGCCTCACAGGTGTTCGGCGTCGACAAGTCGGCGGTCGACGCGGAGATGCGCCGCAAGATCAAGGCCATGTCGTACGGGCTGGCCTACGGTCTTTCCGCGTTCGGTCTCTCCCAGCAGCTGAACATCGAGGCGGGCGAGGCCCGCAGACTGATGGACACCTACTTCGAGCGGTTCGGCGGCGTCCGCGACTATCTGCGCAGGGTCGTGGAGGAGGCGCGGTCCACCGGGTACACGGAGACGATCCTCGGCCGGCGCCGGTATCTGCCCGACCTGAACAGTGACAACCGCCAGCGGCGTGAGGCGGCGGAGCGGATGGCGTTGAACGCGCCGATCCAGGGGACGGCCGCGGACATCGTGAAGGTTGCGATGCTGCACGTGGACCGGGCGATGACCGAGGCGCGGCTGACCTCACGGATGCTGCTCCAGGTGCACGACGAAATCGTCCTGGAAGTCGCGAAGGGCGAGCGGAAGCAGGTCGAGGAGATCCTGCGCCGAGAGATGTCCACGGCGGTGGAGCTGCGCGCCCCGCTGGACGTGTCGGTCGGGGTCGGCTCGGACTGGGAGTCGGCCGCGCACTGA
- a CDS encoding DUF4184 family protein — MPFTLSHAAAVLPGIRRSGTGRGPLVASALVAGSFAPDATYYADTAVPGAMEFGTVTHSAWGVFTVDVLITGVLVALWLLLREPLVALLPAASRGRVYTFLRGRPRVPGRPALPGTAWFVLSAVIGSGTHVVWDAFTHHDRWGTELIPVLGRSLGGHPVFQLVQYGSSAVALTVLAWFTCTGLRQAGPGPAPRSVPVLGRVERRFACALLVLCVLLGVLHRCARWYAHFGHIDTLLDIIPTACFGAGAGLAVGLLLYGVWMRLRGQPGALPADGPGAETARARPAGKDAA; from the coding sequence ATGCCGTTCACGCTCAGCCACGCCGCTGCCGTGCTCCCGGGGATCCGCCGGTCCGGGACGGGCCGGGGTCCCCTCGTCGCCTCCGCGCTCGTCGCAGGCTCGTTCGCACCCGATGCGACCTACTACGCCGACACGGCCGTCCCGGGGGCCATGGAGTTCGGCACGGTGACCCACTCCGCGTGGGGGGTGTTCACCGTGGACGTGCTCATCACCGGTGTGCTGGTGGCTCTCTGGCTGCTGCTGCGCGAACCACTGGTGGCGTTGCTGCCGGCCGCCTCGCGGGGACGCGTGTACACCTTCCTGCGTGGGCGGCCCCGGGTACCCGGCCGCCCTGCGCTCCCCGGGACCGCGTGGTTCGTCCTGTCCGCCGTCATCGGCTCGGGCACCCACGTCGTGTGGGACGCCTTCACCCACCACGACCGGTGGGGCACGGAGCTGATCCCGGTGCTCGGCCGGAGCCTCGGCGGCCATCCGGTCTTCCAGCTCGTCCAGTACGGGAGTTCGGCCGTGGCCCTGACCGTCCTCGCCTGGTTCACCTGCACCGGCCTGCGGCAGGCGGGGCCCGGCCCGGCACCCCGGTCCGTACCCGTGTTGGGCCGGGTGGAACGCCGGTTCGCGTGCGCGCTGCTCGTCCTGTGCGTACTCCTCGGCGTCCTCCACCGATGTGCCCGCTGGTACGCCCACTTCGGGCACATCGACACCCTGCTCGACATCATCCCGACCGCCTGTTTCGGCGCGGGGGCGGGACTCGCCGTCGGACTCCTGCTGTACGGGGTGTGGATGCGGCTGCGCGGACAGCCCGGCGCACTACCGGCGGACGGGCCCGGAGCGGAGACCGCTCGGGCCCGTCCTGCCGGCAAGGACGCCGCCTGA
- a CDS encoding lytic transglycosylase domain-containing protein has protein sequence MAAQFGRRLRRGATTTAVAAAAVAALSASQAPGAPFAESAAGGDQAATGSTPAGEGDGAATGNSPYYTDLPPLNTPNKPGASVNLPVTGSAESGIPASILAAYQKAERDLAGTDAACRLPWQLLAAIGKVESGQARGGKVDANGTTYSPILGPALNGQGFALIKDTDGGAYDGDATHDRAVGPMQFIPQTWATWGQDGNGDGRKDPNNIYDAALAAGRYLCAGTRDLAQAADLDRAVLSYNHSQEYLRTVRSWFDFYNRGTHEVPDGTGVLPATPATSYTPSPSPSPTPPRTPSPAPSTPPAGGGGSSGPAPKPTPPAEPKPPAEPRPPATVPSPTPTPTPPERFGSLENAGTGALTATAGEAFAERVTVRAKSSLGAPLGGTQVTFTVTGDTDARFPGGRTTVTLSTAADGEVSSPVLTAGEKTGAFQVTAVAGTAAPRTLTFTANVTARQADTIARTDDKALTATAGTAFAARVEVKATYKGVGVAGTAVTATMITEGGTPAGSGKGPYFQDASGGPVRTLDLTTGAGGVLLLPQIFAGDETGTFTLRLTTASGATVTVELTVEAPAA, from the coding sequence ATGGCAGCGCAATTCGGCCGCCGGCTGCGCAGGGGGGCCACCACCACCGCGGTGGCAGCGGCCGCCGTGGCGGCCCTTTCCGCCTCGCAGGCCCCCGGGGCGCCATTCGCCGAGAGCGCGGCGGGCGGTGACCAGGCGGCAACCGGTTCCACCCCCGCCGGCGAAGGCGACGGCGCGGCCACCGGCAACTCGCCGTACTACACGGACCTGCCCCCGCTCAACACGCCCAACAAGCCCGGCGCGTCCGTGAATCTGCCGGTGACCGGCAGTGCGGAGTCGGGCATACCGGCCTCCATCCTGGCCGCGTACCAGAAGGCCGAACGGGACCTCGCGGGCACCGACGCCGCCTGCCGTCTGCCGTGGCAGCTCCTCGCCGCGATCGGCAAGGTCGAGTCCGGGCAGGCCCGCGGGGGCAAGGTCGACGCCAACGGCACCACGTACTCCCCGATCCTGGGCCCCGCCCTGAACGGCCAGGGTTTCGCCCTCATCAAGGACACCGACGGCGGTGCGTACGACGGGGACGCCACCCACGACCGCGCCGTCGGCCCGATGCAGTTCATCCCGCAGACCTGGGCCACCTGGGGGCAGGACGGCAACGGTGACGGGCGCAAGGACCCCAACAACATCTACGACGCGGCTCTCGCCGCCGGACGCTACCTCTGCGCGGGCACACGCGACCTGGCCCAGGCGGCCGACCTCGACCGGGCGGTCCTGAGTTACAACCACTCGCAGGAGTACCTGCGCACGGTGCGTTCCTGGTTCGACTTCTACAACCGCGGCACCCACGAGGTCCCGGACGGCACAGGAGTGCTGCCCGCCACCCCGGCCACCAGCTACACCCCCTCGCCCTCACCCTCGCCGACGCCTCCCCGCACACCGAGCCCGGCGCCCAGCACCCCGCCCGCGGGCGGGGGCGGCTCCTCCGGCCCGGCGCCGAAGCCGACGCCTCCCGCCGAGCCGAAGCCGCCGGCCGAGCCCAGGCCGCCGGCCACCGTGCCGTCCCCGACGCCCACGCCCACGCCGCCGGAGAGGTTCGGCAGCCTCGAGAACGCGGGCACCGGTGCCCTCACGGCCACCGCGGGCGAGGCTTTCGCCGAGCGCGTCACCGTGCGGGCGAAGAGCAGCCTCGGCGCCCCGCTCGGCGGGACGCAGGTCACCTTCACCGTCACCGGTGACACGGACGCGCGCTTCCCCGGGGGGAGGACCACGGTCACACTGTCCACCGCGGCCGACGGCGAAGTCAGCTCCCCGGTCCTGACGGCGGGTGAGAAGACGGGCGCGTTCCAGGTGACGGCCGTCGCGGGCACCGCCGCTCCGCGCACCCTCACCTTCACGGCCAACGTCACCGCCCGGCAGGCCGACACCATCGCCCGTACCGACGACAAGGCCCTCACGGCCACCGCGGGCACCGCCTTCGCCGCCAGGGTCGAGGTCAAGGCCACCTACAAGGGCGTGGGTGTCGCGGGCACCGCCGTGACGGCAACGATGATCACCGAGGGCGGGACGCCCGCCGGGAGCGGTAAGGGTCCCTACTTCCAGGACGCGTCCGGCGGCCCCGTCCGCACCCTGGACCTGACGACCGGCGCCGGCGGAGTCCTGCTGCTCCCGCAGATTTTCGCCGGCGACGAGACGGGCACGTTCACGCTGCGGCTCACCACCGCGAGCGGTGCCACGGTCACCGTGGAGCTCACGGTCGAGGCGCCCGCCGCCTGA
- the hrpB gene encoding ATP-dependent helicase HrpB codes for MIRTDALEQLPVRTAVPALEQALDDRGVAVLCAPPGTGKTTLVPLVLAGLTGGRPVRRVLVAEPRRIAARAAARRMAWLLGEQPGARVGFTVRGERVVGRGTVVEVVTTGVLLQRLQRDQELAGVDVVIIDECHERHLDADTVAAFLLDVRAALRPDLRLVAASATTDAEGWARLLGGAPVVEAPGVSHPVEVVWAPPAVPVRPPHGMRVDPALLTHVAAVVRRALAERDGDVLCFLPGVGEIGRVAGQLEGVAAEVLQVHGRAPAAVQDAVLAGSSQGRRVVLATSVAESSLTVPGVRTVVDSGLAREPRTDHARGLSALTTVRASQAAGRQRAGRAGREAPGTVYRCWEQAEDGRLARFPSPEIRVADLTAFALQAACWGDPDASGLALLDPPPAGAMAAAREVLTAVGAVDAAGRVTGRGVRMSRLGLHPRLARALLDGAEEVGGRRAAEVVALLSEEPPRAYGDDLAAALRTARRGGDAYAARWRQEVRRLSSAGDGASGGGGSGAGTDDTAAGLVAALAFPERVARARGEGAFLMASGTGAELRDGSGLRSAPWLAVAVADRPAHSASARVRLAAVIDEDTARLAAGHLGFSGEEVRWVDGDVVARSVERLGAVELSARALRRPAPDLVRAALLEGLRREGPGLLRWTRDSEQLRLRLAFLHRVLAAPWPDVSDAALTARAEEWLEPELSRAGRRADLARIDAGQALRRLLPWSTGEATRLDELAPERLEVPSGSRIRVEYGGEQPVLAVKLQELFGLRETPRVAGVPVLVHLLSPAGRPAAVTADLASFWREGYKAVRAELRGRYPKHPWPEDPTTVAATRYTSARLRRE; via the coding sequence GTGATCCGCACCGACGCCCTCGAGCAGTTGCCCGTACGCACCGCTGTCCCGGCCCTGGAGCAGGCACTGGACGACCGGGGCGTGGCGGTGCTCTGCGCACCGCCCGGCACCGGCAAGACGACCCTCGTGCCCCTGGTGCTCGCCGGACTGACCGGCGGCCGGCCGGTGCGCCGCGTGCTCGTCGCCGAGCCCCGGCGCATCGCGGCCCGGGCTGCGGCACGCCGGATGGCGTGGCTCCTGGGGGAGCAGCCCGGCGCCCGGGTCGGCTTCACGGTGCGCGGCGAGCGTGTGGTGGGGCGCGGGACGGTGGTGGAGGTCGTGACCACCGGGGTGCTGCTCCAGCGGTTGCAGCGTGACCAGGAGCTCGCCGGTGTCGACGTGGTGATCATCGACGAGTGCCACGAACGCCATCTGGACGCGGACACGGTCGCCGCGTTCCTGCTCGACGTCCGGGCTGCGCTCAGGCCGGACCTGCGTCTCGTCGCGGCGTCGGCGACCACGGACGCCGAGGGCTGGGCGCGGCTGCTGGGCGGCGCTCCCGTCGTCGAGGCGCCGGGCGTCTCCCATCCGGTCGAGGTGGTGTGGGCCCCGCCGGCCGTCCCGGTGCGGCCGCCGCACGGGATGAGGGTGGACCCCGCCCTGCTGACGCACGTGGCCGCGGTGGTGCGCCGGGCCCTCGCCGAGCGGGACGGTGACGTGCTCTGCTTCCTGCCGGGCGTCGGCGAGATCGGCCGGGTGGCCGGGCAGCTCGAGGGGGTGGCGGCCGAGGTGCTCCAGGTCCACGGGCGCGCTCCTGCGGCCGTCCAGGACGCGGTGCTGGCCGGGTCCTCCCAGGGGCGCCGGGTCGTCCTGGCCACCTCCGTGGCCGAGTCGTCCCTGACCGTGCCCGGGGTGCGGACCGTCGTCGACTCCGGGCTGGCCCGGGAGCCGCGGACCGATCATGCACGCGGGCTGAGCGCGCTGACGACCGTACGGGCCTCGCAGGCGGCGGGACGCCAGCGTGCGGGCCGGGCGGGGCGCGAGGCGCCGGGCACCGTGTACCGCTGCTGGGAGCAGGCCGAGGACGGGCGGCTCGCCCGCTTCCCGTCCCCGGAGATCCGGGTGGCCGACCTGACGGCGTTCGCGCTGCAGGCGGCGTGCTGGGGTGATCCGGACGCCTCCGGACTCGCGCTGCTCGATCCGCCGCCGGCCGGGGCCATGGCCGCCGCCCGGGAGGTGCTGACGGCGGTCGGCGCGGTGGACGCCGCGGGGCGGGTGACCGGCCGGGGCGTACGGATGTCCCGGCTGGGCCTGCACCCCCGGCTGGCCCGCGCCCTGCTGGACGGCGCCGAGGAGGTGGGCGGGCGGCGCGCCGCGGAGGTGGTGGCGCTGCTGAGCGAGGAGCCGCCGCGGGCCTACGGCGACGACCTCGCGGCCGCGCTGCGCACGGCCCGGCGCGGCGGGGACGCCTACGCGGCGCGGTGGCGGCAGGAGGTGCGCAGACTCTCGTCCGCCGGCGACGGTGCCTCGGGCGGGGGCGGCTCAGGGGCCGGTACGGACGACACGGCTGCCGGCCTGGTCGCCGCCCTCGCGTTCCCGGAGCGGGTGGCGCGGGCCCGGGGCGAGGGGGCCTTCCTCATGGCGTCGGGCACGGGCGCCGAGCTCCGCGACGGCTCGGGGCTGCGCAGTGCCCCGTGGCTGGCCGTCGCGGTCGCCGACCGTCCGGCGCACTCCGCGTCGGCCCGGGTGCGGCTGGCGGCGGTCATCGACGAGGACACGGCACGGCTGGCCGCCGGGCACCTTGGCTTCTCGGGCGAGGAGGTCCGCTGGGTGGACGGTGACGTGGTGGCGCGTTCCGTGGAGCGGCTGGGCGCGGTCGAGCTGTCGGCGCGTGCGCTGCGGCGGCCGGCGCCGGACCTGGTGCGTGCGGCGCTGCTGGAGGGCCTGCGCCGCGAAGGGCCGGGTCTGCTGCGGTGGACCCGGGACAGCGAGCAGCTGCGGCTGCGGCTCGCGTTCCTGCACCGGGTCCTGGCGGCGCCGTGGCCGGACGTGTCGGACGCCGCGCTGACGGCTCGTGCCGAGGAGTGGCTGGAGCCGGAGCTGTCGCGGGCCGGGCGCCGGGCGGACCTGGCCCGGATCGACGCCGGACAGGCGCTGCGGCGGCTGCTGCCGTGGTCGACGGGTGAGGCCACCCGGCTGGACGAGCTCGCCCCGGAGCGCCTCGAGGTGCCGAGCGGCTCCAGGATCCGGGTGGAGTACGGCGGTGAGCAGCCCGTGCTCGCGGTGAAACTGCAGGAACTCTTCGGACTGCGGGAGACGCCCCGGGTCGCCGGCGTGCCCGTCCTGGTGCACCTGCTGTCCCCCGCCGGGCGCCCCGCGGCGGTGACGGCGGACCTGGCGTCGTTCTGGCGGGAGGGCTACAAGGCCGTACGGGCCGAACTGCGCGGCCGGTACCCGAAGCACCCGTGGCCGGAGGATCCGACGACGGTGGCGGCGACCCGCTACACCTCGGCGCGGCTGCGCCGCGAATGA
- a CDS encoding class I SAM-dependent methyltransferase, which translates to MSQETYDSEPEATRREAGEVESSRASRGWWDRNADEYQSDHGAFLGDDRFVWGPEGLDEAVAGLLGPASALEGRDVLEIGAGAAQCSRWLAAQGARPVALDLSHRQLQHALRIGGGVPLVEADAGRLPFRDGAFDLACSAYGAVPFVADPVQVFREVHRVLRPGGRWVFSVTHPIRWAFPDEPGPQGLSVAASYFDRVPYVEQDERGDAVYVEHHRTLGDRVRDVVAGGFRLVDLVEPEWPAWNTQEWGGWSPLRGNLIPGTAIFVCERDRRTW; encoded by the coding sequence ATGAGCCAAGAGACCTACGACTCCGAACCTGAAGCGACCCGCCGGGAAGCCGGTGAGGTGGAGAGCAGCCGGGCAAGTCGCGGCTGGTGGGACCGGAACGCCGACGAGTACCAGAGCGACCACGGGGCCTTCCTCGGGGACGACCGCTTCGTATGGGGCCCCGAGGGCCTCGACGAGGCCGTGGCCGGCCTGCTGGGCCCCGCGTCGGCACTCGAGGGACGGGACGTCCTGGAGATCGGCGCCGGTGCGGCCCAGTGCTCGCGCTGGCTCGCCGCCCAGGGCGCCCGCCCCGTGGCACTGGACCTCTCCCACCGCCAGCTCCAGCACGCGCTGCGGATCGGCGGGGGCGTCCCCCTCGTGGAGGCCGACGCCGGACGGCTCCCGTTCCGCGACGGCGCCTTCGACCTGGCGTGTTCCGCCTACGGCGCGGTGCCCTTCGTCGCCGACCCGGTACAGGTCTTCCGGGAGGTGCACCGGGTGCTGCGCCCCGGGGGCCGCTGGGTCTTCTCGGTGACCCACCCGATCCGCTGGGCGTTCCCCGACGAGCCCGGCCCCCAGGGGCTCTCCGTCGCCGCCTCCTACTTCGACCGCGTCCCGTACGTGGAGCAGGACGAGCGGGGCGACGCGGTGTACGTGGAGCACCACAGGACGCTCGGCGACCGGGTGCGCGACGTGGTGGCGGGCGGCTTCCGGCTGGTCGACCTGGTGGAGCCGGAGTGGCCGGCCTGGAACACCCAGGAATGGGGCGGCTGGTCCCCCCTGCGCGGCAACCTCATCCCCGGGACGGCGATCTTCGTCTGCGAGCGGGACCGCCGGACCTGGTGA